From the genome of Papaver somniferum cultivar HN1 chromosome 2, ASM357369v1, whole genome shotgun sequence, one region includes:
- the LOC113349646 gene encoding uncharacterized protein LOC113349646 isoform X3, with protein MDNRDSDQSISENEEDIDANWLTNPTARDNKDWLKMFTFWNEDSKFRQSLGNEVANDSDEEAISDADENNVTMGSSCMSKSVKVQRGSFKSYKRENDRNEASAWSAVNKEAEELIVLHDSTSRSSSRTATLEAKKTAKGNRGKAKPKFSIHSLSHKGESSLPSIVKDENETLRKVCQIQEGLDDLEDIVMEHSMTELVQGIEEESDKQSEVQVLANLSALKHRDAEHSVSELLDGLQAKCESVERTTKLNIRTKSKRHQITTRKRNMYQLGDRILDNEDPSEPVDGDTSSEDEAAKLLMHGQNQMRVATLQSKGQTMSDRFQEALNDTTGDDDGTRFSSFNHTRGYYSRLQQVMQTQKERHAEFLKQLLELTGQVSKKANITFYTRHAQRTCITYACLRYPPLFI; from the exons ATGGATAATCGAGACTCTGATCAAAGTATTTCAG aaaatgaagaagatattgaTGCGAATTGGTTGACAAATCCTACAGCTAGAGACAATAAG GATTGGCTTAAAATGTTTACTTTTTGGAATGAAGATAGCAAGTTTAGACAGTCTTTAGGAAATGAAGTCGCAAACGATTCTGATGAAGAAGCAATCTCAGATGCTGATGAGAACAATGTCACAATGGGTTCTTCGTGTATGTCGAAGTCAGTGAAGGTTCAAAGGGGCTCTTTCAAGAGCTATAAGAGAGAAAATGATCGAAATGAAGCATCTGCATGGTCTGCAGTTAATAAAGAGGCTGAAGAATTAATAGTTTTGCATGACAGTACCAGTCGCTCATCATCTCGTACTGCCACTCTAGAAGCCAAGAAAACTGCGAAAG GTAATAGAGGCAAAGCCAAACCCAAGTTTTCAATTCATTCTCTTTCGCACAAGGGGGAATCCTCCTTGCCTTCTATTGTGAAGGATGAAAATGAAACGTTACGTAAGGTTTGTCAAATTCAGGAAGGATTAGATGATCTTGAAGACATTGTTATGGAGCATTCAATGACTGAGCTTGTACAAGGTATCGAGGAAGAAAGTGATAAACAGTCTGAGGTTCAAGTTCTTGCTAATTTATCCGCTCTTAAACATAGAGACGCAGAGCATTCAGTTTCCGAGCTTTTAGATGGCCTTCAAGCAAAGTGTGAATCGGTGGAAAGGACTACTAAGCTG AATATTAGAACAAAGAGTAAAAGGCACCAAATTACTACTAGGAAGAGAAATATGTATCAATTGGGTGATAGAATTCTTGACAATGAGGATCCTTCCGAGCCCGTGGATGGCGATACATCTAGCGAGGATGAG GCAGCCAAACTTCTAATGCATGGTCAGAATCAGATGAGAGTTGCAACACTACAAAGCAAAGGGCAAACAATGTCAGATCGATTCCAGGAAGCTCTTAATGACACTACTGGGGATGACGATGGGACGCGGTTTTCATCCTTCAATCATACAAG GGGATACTATAGTAGGTTGCAGCAAGTCATGCAAACACAGAAGGAAAGGCATGCGGAGTTCTTGAAACAGTTACTAGAACTGACTGGACAAG TGTCAAAGAAAGCAAATATTACATTTTACACACGGCATGCTCAAAGGACTTGCATTACTTATGCATGTCTTCGTTATCCTCCTCTTTTCATATAA
- the LOC113352379 gene encoding uncharacterized protein LOC113352379, translated as MAAQVKSCYGIDIKYHHAYKGKEASKAEIYGDDVKKAFHMFAACIEGYRFIRPMLYCDATFLNGRFKGTVMAATGVNGNQGFFPFAYALVPREDIEGWEWFMENLQHCVDSRPITFITDRHERLKQSIPKYFPNSYHSYCFHHLKNNLPIKKSHEKYKQVQDLFHKAACCYSVAKYDSALKDMCIIGCGWVSKYIRNIDPKHWENAFFVGCRYGTHSSTIAESFNNWILPERDLPPAALVDEIRIKITRMSAERRELGRYYSDSLTPIYKALLKSHVDIGRPWSVTESGNGIYEVHSPRSHVVDLMHMKCTFQRWKVFGFPCAHATAAITMSGIEMLSFVQPYFGSNHFRHTYAPAIRPIPNYDRPEAYEPEERVLPGIPRPLPGRPPKKRIRGAYEKERRPIKCSNCKKIGNHNKATCRVLMME; from the exons ATGGCTGCTCAGGTGAAGAGTTGTTATGGAATTGACATAAAATACCATCATGCTTATAAAGGGAAGGAAGCATCTAAGGCAGAGATATATGGCGATGATGTAAAAA AGGCTTTTCATATGTTTGCTGCCTGTATAGAAGGATACCGGTTCATTCGCCCCATGCTTTACTGTGATGCAACATTTCTCAATGGGAGATTCAAGGGAACAGTGATGGCTGCCACTGGTGTGAATGGAAACCAAG GATTTTttccttttgcgtatgctttagtTCCTAGAGAAGACATTGAAGGGTGGGAGTGGTTTATGGAGAACTTGCAGCATTGTGTCGACTCTCGTCCTATCACCTTTATCACTGATCGTCATGAAAGGCTGAAGCAAAGTATTCCCAAGTATTTCCCCAACTCTTATCATAGTTACTGTTTCcatcatttgaagaataacctCCCCATCAAGAAATCACATGAGAAGTATAAACAAGTTCAAGATTTGTTCCATAAAGCTGCATGCTGCTATAGTGTTGCTAAATATGACTCTGCTTTAAAGGATATGTGTATCATAGGATGTGGTTGGGTTTCCAAGTACATCAGAAATATCGATCCCAAGCATTGGGAAAATGCTTTCTTCGTAGGATGTAGGTATGGGACACACTCGTCAACTATTGCAGAGTCTTTCAATAACTGGATTCTTCCTGAAAGGGATCTGCCTCCAGCTGCTCTTGTTGATGAGATTAGGATAAAGATTACGAGGATGAGTGCAGAAAGGCGTGAGCTCGGTAGATATTATAGTGATAGTTTGACTCCCATCTATAAAGCTCTACTCAAGTCACATGTCGATATAGGGCGTCCATGGAGTGTTACGGAGTCAGGTAATGGTATATATGAGGTTCACTCTCCTAGATCTCATGTTGTTGATCTGATGCATATGAAGTGCACTTTCCAGAGATGGAAAGTGTTTGGTTTCCCCTGTGCTCACGCCACTGCTGCTATTACTATGAGTGGTATTGAGATGTTGAGTTTTGTTCAACCTTACTTTGGTTCGAATCATTTTCGCCATACGTATGCTCCTGCAATTCGACCCATTCCCAATTACGACAGGCCAGAAGCGTATGAACCTGAAGAGAGAGTCCTACCTGGTATTCCAAGGCCACTTCCAGGAAGACCACCAAAGAAGCGCATCCGTGGTGCTTATGAGAAGGAGAGGAGGCCTATTAAGTGCTCAAATTGCAAGAAGATTGGGAACCACAACAAAGCTACCTGTCGTGTATTAATGATGGAGTAG
- the LOC113349646 gene encoding uncharacterized protein LOC113349646 isoform X4, which produces MGSSCMSKSVKVQRGSFKSYKRENDRNEASAWSAVNKEAEELIVLHDSTSRSSSRTATLEAKKTAKGNRGKAKPKFSIHSLSHKGESSLPSIVKDENETLRKVCQIQEGLDDLEDIVMEHSMTELVQGIEEESDKQSEVQVLANLSALKHRDAEHSVSELLDGLQAKCESVERTTKLNIRTKSKRHQITTRKRNMYQLGDRILDNEDPSEPVDGDTSSEDEAAKLLMHGQNQMRVATLQSKGQTMSDRFQEALNDTTGDDDGTRFSSFNHTRGYYSRLQQVMQTQKERHAEFLKQLLELTGQGKGIWVKIMSRCLEAKLTVCECSCQEKSENFHCASPNSSINIGSITTIIFNPRMCSDVEIEVGNVICIHPPWNEVQVMGKDKSIILCTYFSLIST; this is translated from the exons ATGGGTTCTTCGTGTATGTCGAAGTCAGTGAAGGTTCAAAGGGGCTCTTTCAAGAGCTATAAGAGAGAAAATGATCGAAATGAAGCATCTGCATGGTCTGCAGTTAATAAAGAGGCTGAAGAATTAATAGTTTTGCATGACAGTACCAGTCGCTCATCATCTCGTACTGCCACTCTAGAAGCCAAGAAAACTGCGAAAG GTAATAGAGGCAAAGCCAAACCCAAGTTTTCAATTCATTCTCTTTCGCACAAGGGGGAATCCTCCTTGCCTTCTATTGTGAAGGATGAAAATGAAACGTTACGTAAGGTTTGTCAAATTCAGGAAGGATTAGATGATCTTGAAGACATTGTTATGGAGCATTCAATGACTGAGCTTGTACAAGGTATCGAGGAAGAAAGTGATAAACAGTCTGAGGTTCAAGTTCTTGCTAATTTATCCGCTCTTAAACATAGAGACGCAGAGCATTCAGTTTCCGAGCTTTTAGATGGCCTTCAAGCAAAGTGTGAATCGGTGGAAAGGACTACTAAGCTG AATATTAGAACAAAGAGTAAAAGGCACCAAATTACTACTAGGAAGAGAAATATGTATCAATTGGGTGATAGAATTCTTGACAATGAGGATCCTTCCGAGCCCGTGGATGGCGATACATCTAGCGAGGATGAG GCAGCCAAACTTCTAATGCATGGTCAGAATCAGATGAGAGTTGCAACACTACAAAGCAAAGGGCAAACAATGTCAGATCGATTCCAGGAAGCTCTTAATGACACTACTGGGGATGACGATGGGACGCGGTTTTCATCCTTCAATCATACAAG GGGATACTATAGTAGGTTGCAGCAAGTCATGCAAACACAGAAGGAAAGGCATGCGGAGTTCTTGAAACAGTTACTAGAACTGACTGGACAAG GTAAAGGTATTTGGGTAAAAATAATGTCAAGATGTTTGGAAGCAAAGCTGACGGTTTGTGAATGCTCCTGTCAGGAAAAGAGTGAG AATTTTCATTGTGCGAGCCCAAATAGTTCCATTAATATTGGATCAATAACAACAATTATTTTCAACCCAAGGATGTGCAGCGATGTTGAGATAGAAGTGGGAAACGTAATTTGCATTCACCCTCCATG GAATGAGGTACAGGTCATGGGGAAGGATAAGAGCATTATTCTGTGTACATATTTCTCTCTGATCTCAACATGA
- the LOC113349646 gene encoding uncharacterized protein LOC113349646 isoform X1, protein MDNRDSDQSISENEEDIDANWLTNPTARDNKDWLKMFTFWNEDSKFRQSLGNEVANDSDEEAISDADENNVTMGSSCMSKSVKVQRGSFKSYKRENDRNEASAWSAVNKEAEELIVLHDSTSRSSSRTATLEAKKTAKGNRGKAKPKFSIHSLSHKGESSLPSIVKDENETLRKVCQIQEGLDDLEDIVMEHSMTELVQGIEEESDKQSEVQVLANLSALKHRDAEHSVSELLDGLQAKCESVERTTKLNIRTKSKRHQITTRKRNMYQLGDRILDNEDPSEPVDGDTSSEDEAAKLLMHGQNQMRVATLQSKGQTMSDRFQEALNDTTGDDDGTRFSSFNHTRGYYSRLQQVMQTQKERHAEFLKQLLELTGQGKGIWVKIMSRCLEAKLTVCECSCQEKSENFHCASPNSSINIGSITTIIFNPRMCSDVEIEVGNVICIHPPWNEVQVMGKDKSIILCTYFSLIST, encoded by the exons ATGGATAATCGAGACTCTGATCAAAGTATTTCAG aaaatgaagaagatattgaTGCGAATTGGTTGACAAATCCTACAGCTAGAGACAATAAG GATTGGCTTAAAATGTTTACTTTTTGGAATGAAGATAGCAAGTTTAGACAGTCTTTAGGAAATGAAGTCGCAAACGATTCTGATGAAGAAGCAATCTCAGATGCTGATGAGAACAATGTCACAATGGGTTCTTCGTGTATGTCGAAGTCAGTGAAGGTTCAAAGGGGCTCTTTCAAGAGCTATAAGAGAGAAAATGATCGAAATGAAGCATCTGCATGGTCTGCAGTTAATAAAGAGGCTGAAGAATTAATAGTTTTGCATGACAGTACCAGTCGCTCATCATCTCGTACTGCCACTCTAGAAGCCAAGAAAACTGCGAAAG GTAATAGAGGCAAAGCCAAACCCAAGTTTTCAATTCATTCTCTTTCGCACAAGGGGGAATCCTCCTTGCCTTCTATTGTGAAGGATGAAAATGAAACGTTACGTAAGGTTTGTCAAATTCAGGAAGGATTAGATGATCTTGAAGACATTGTTATGGAGCATTCAATGACTGAGCTTGTACAAGGTATCGAGGAAGAAAGTGATAAACAGTCTGAGGTTCAAGTTCTTGCTAATTTATCCGCTCTTAAACATAGAGACGCAGAGCATTCAGTTTCCGAGCTTTTAGATGGCCTTCAAGCAAAGTGTGAATCGGTGGAAAGGACTACTAAGCTG AATATTAGAACAAAGAGTAAAAGGCACCAAATTACTACTAGGAAGAGAAATATGTATCAATTGGGTGATAGAATTCTTGACAATGAGGATCCTTCCGAGCCCGTGGATGGCGATACATCTAGCGAGGATGAG GCAGCCAAACTTCTAATGCATGGTCAGAATCAGATGAGAGTTGCAACACTACAAAGCAAAGGGCAAACAATGTCAGATCGATTCCAGGAAGCTCTTAATGACACTACTGGGGATGACGATGGGACGCGGTTTTCATCCTTCAATCATACAAG GGGATACTATAGTAGGTTGCAGCAAGTCATGCAAACACAGAAGGAAAGGCATGCGGAGTTCTTGAAACAGTTACTAGAACTGACTGGACAAG GTAAAGGTATTTGGGTAAAAATAATGTCAAGATGTTTGGAAGCAAAGCTGACGGTTTGTGAATGCTCCTGTCAGGAAAAGAGTGAG AATTTTCATTGTGCGAGCCCAAATAGTTCCATTAATATTGGATCAATAACAACAATTATTTTCAACCCAAGGATGTGCAGCGATGTTGAGATAGAAGTGGGAAACGTAATTTGCATTCACCCTCCATG GAATGAGGTACAGGTCATGGGGAAGGATAAGAGCATTATTCTGTGTACATATTTCTCTCTGATCTCAACATGA
- the LOC113349646 gene encoding uncharacterized protein LOC113349646 isoform X2 — MDNRDSDQSISENEEDIDANWLTNPTARDNKDWLKMFTFWNEDSKFRQSLGNEVANDSDEEAISDADENNVTMGSSCMSKSVKVQRGSFKSYKRENDRNEASAWSAVNKEAEELIVLHDSTSRSSSRTATLEAKKTAKGNRGKAKPKFSIHSLSHKGESSLPSIVKDENETLRKVCQIQEGLDDLEDIVMEHSMTELVQGIEEESDKQSEVQVLANLSALKHRDAEHSVSELLDGLQAKCESVERTTKLNIRTKSKRHQITTRKRNMYQLGDRILDNEDPSEPVDGDTSSEDEAAKLLMHGQNQMRVATLQSKGQTMSDRFQEALNDTTGDDDGTRFSSFNHTSRLQQVMQTQKERHAEFLKQLLELTGQGKGIWVKIMSRCLEAKLTVCECSCQEKSENFHCASPNSSINIGSITTIIFNPRMCSDVEIEVGNVICIHPPWNEVQVMGKDKSIILCTYFSLIST; from the exons ATGGATAATCGAGACTCTGATCAAAGTATTTCAG aaaatgaagaagatattgaTGCGAATTGGTTGACAAATCCTACAGCTAGAGACAATAAG GATTGGCTTAAAATGTTTACTTTTTGGAATGAAGATAGCAAGTTTAGACAGTCTTTAGGAAATGAAGTCGCAAACGATTCTGATGAAGAAGCAATCTCAGATGCTGATGAGAACAATGTCACAATGGGTTCTTCGTGTATGTCGAAGTCAGTGAAGGTTCAAAGGGGCTCTTTCAAGAGCTATAAGAGAGAAAATGATCGAAATGAAGCATCTGCATGGTCTGCAGTTAATAAAGAGGCTGAAGAATTAATAGTTTTGCATGACAGTACCAGTCGCTCATCATCTCGTACTGCCACTCTAGAAGCCAAGAAAACTGCGAAAG GTAATAGAGGCAAAGCCAAACCCAAGTTTTCAATTCATTCTCTTTCGCACAAGGGGGAATCCTCCTTGCCTTCTATTGTGAAGGATGAAAATGAAACGTTACGTAAGGTTTGTCAAATTCAGGAAGGATTAGATGATCTTGAAGACATTGTTATGGAGCATTCAATGACTGAGCTTGTACAAGGTATCGAGGAAGAAAGTGATAAACAGTCTGAGGTTCAAGTTCTTGCTAATTTATCCGCTCTTAAACATAGAGACGCAGAGCATTCAGTTTCCGAGCTTTTAGATGGCCTTCAAGCAAAGTGTGAATCGGTGGAAAGGACTACTAAGCTG AATATTAGAACAAAGAGTAAAAGGCACCAAATTACTACTAGGAAGAGAAATATGTATCAATTGGGTGATAGAATTCTTGACAATGAGGATCCTTCCGAGCCCGTGGATGGCGATACATCTAGCGAGGATGAG GCAGCCAAACTTCTAATGCATGGTCAGAATCAGATGAGAGTTGCAACACTACAAAGCAAAGGGCAAACAATGTCAGATCGATTCCAGGAAGCTCTTAATGACACTACTGGGGATGACGATGGGACGCGGTTTTCATCCTTCAATCATACAAG TAGGTTGCAGCAAGTCATGCAAACACAGAAGGAAAGGCATGCGGAGTTCTTGAAACAGTTACTAGAACTGACTGGACAAG GTAAAGGTATTTGGGTAAAAATAATGTCAAGATGTTTGGAAGCAAAGCTGACGGTTTGTGAATGCTCCTGTCAGGAAAAGAGTGAG AATTTTCATTGTGCGAGCCCAAATAGTTCCATTAATATTGGATCAATAACAACAATTATTTTCAACCCAAGGATGTGCAGCGATGTTGAGATAGAAGTGGGAAACGTAATTTGCATTCACCCTCCATG GAATGAGGTACAGGTCATGGGGAAGGATAAGAGCATTATTCTGTGTACATATTTCTCTCTGATCTCAACATGA